In Parus major isolate Abel chromosome 3, Parus_major1.1, whole genome shotgun sequence, the following are encoded in one genomic region:
- the TRIB2 gene encoding tribbles homolog 2: MNIQRSTPITIARYGRPRNKTQDFEELSSIRSIEPSQSFSPNLGSPSPPETPNLSHCVSCIGKYLLLEPLEGDHVFRAVHLHSGEELVCKVFDIGCYQELLAPCFCLPAHKNINQITEIILGETKAYVFFERSYGDMHSFVRTCKKLKEEEAAKLFYQIASAVAHCHDGGLVLRDLKLRKFIFKDEERTRVKLESLEDAYILRGNDDSLSDKHGCPAYVSPEILNTNGSYSGKAADVWSLGVMLYTMLVGRYPFHDIEPSSLFSKIRRGQFNIPETLSPKAKCLIRSILRREPSERLTSQEILDHPWFSTDFNVLNSGYGAKEVSDQLVPDVNMEEDLDPFFN, translated from the exons ATGAACATACAAAGGTCAACCCCTATCACGATAGCACGATATGGGAGACCGCGGAATAAAACCCAGGATTTTGAAGAGCTCTCGTCCATACGGTCCATCGAGCCAAGCCAGAGTTTTAGCCCGAATCTAGGCTCGCCGAGCCCGCCGGAGACCCCGAACTTGTCGCATTGCGTTTCTTGCATCGGGAAATACTTATTGTTGGAGCCTCTCGAGGGAGACCACGTTTTCCGAGCCGTACATCTGCACAGCGGCGAGGAGCTGGTTTGCAAG GTGTTTGATATTGGCTGCTACCAGGAGTTATTAGCACCATGTTTTTGTCTGCCTGCACATAAAAATATCAAccaaattactgaaataattcttgGGGAGACAAAAGCGTATGTGTTCTTTGAAAGGAGCTATGGGGACATGCATTCATTTGTTCGTACCTGCAAGAAGCTTAAAGAAGAGGAGGCAGCCAAACTCTTCTATCAAATAGCTTCTGCTGTTGCACACTGCCACGATGGTGGACTGGTACTGCGAGATCTCAAGCTGCGAAAGTTTATTTTCAAGGATGAAGAAAG GACTAGAGTGAAATTGGAAAGCCTAGAAGATGCTTATATTTTAAGAGGAAATGATGACTCTCTTTCTGATAAGCATGGATGCCCAGCCTATGTGAGTCCAGAGATCTTGAACACAAATGGCAGCTACTCTGGCAAAGCAGCGGACGTATGGAGTCTAGGTGTCATGCTTTATACCATGCTAGTTGGACGCTATCCTTTCCATGACATTGAGCCTAGTTCTCTCTTCAGCAAGATCCGTCGAGGGCAGTTTAACATTCCAGAAACTCTATCCCCTAAGGCAAAATGCCTCATACGTAGCATACTGCGTCGAGAGCCATCAGAAAGGCTGACTTCACAGGAAATTCTGGACCATCCATGGTTTTCTACAGATTTTAATGTATTGAATTCAGGATATGGTGCTAAGGAAGTATCAGATCAGCTGGTGCCTGATGTCAACATGGAAGAAGACTTGGACCCATTCTTTAACTGA